From a region of the Primulina eburnea isolate SZY01 chromosome 7, ASM2296580v1, whole genome shotgun sequence genome:
- the LOC140837373 gene encoding transcription initiation factor TFIID subunit 7-like, with protein sequence MEEQFIHRVPPPVAERIERLLNDPASSSEDKSMDLSFSEDGRTGKFIIGNDQFPASLLDLLTVVESYKTYDDNVLIKTADIGQMIMVREDNDNIPESLEHRHGLTQPMRDARMRRFRREPDLNPEVVRRVEKDLQKIMAGGTVENIGVEMAEQDEYYENARSASKKSTAAPLAKPVVPEAGSIGVEPDGSDSDDTDDSI encoded by the exons ATGGAGGAGCAATTCATACACAGAGTGCCGCCACCTGTTGCAGAGAGGATAGAGCGGCTGTTGAATGACCCCGCTTCTTCTTCCGAAGACAAGTCCATGGATTTATCCTTTTCGG AGGATGGAAGGACTGGCAAATTCATTATAGGAAATGACCAATTCCCTGCTTCTCTCTTGGATCTTCTCACTGTTGTGGAATCATATAAGACTTATGACGACAATGTGTTGATCAAAACTGCAGACATTGGTCAA ATGATAATGGTGAGAGAGGACAACGACAATATTCCTGAATCATTAGAGCACAGACATGGCCTTACACAACCAATGAGGGATGCTCGGATGAGAAGATTCCGCAGAGAGCCAGATTTAAAT CCTGAGGTTGTACGTCGTGTAGAGAAAGATTTACAGAAAATCATGGCTGGTGGAACAGTTGAGAATATTG GTGTTGAAATGGCTGAGCAAGATGAATATTATGAAAATGCCCGTAGTGCAAGTAAGAAATCAACTGCTGCACCTTTAGCAAAGCCCGTTGTGCCTGAAGCTGGGTCGATTGGTGTGGAGCCTGATGGGAGTGATTCTGATGACACTGATGACTCGATCTGA